ATAACGTTTTTAAATTAAGAATTCCACAATTTCCACAATAACTACTACTACTAATTTATATATTTTTTTTAAACCTTTATATTAGAAAAAGAGAATAAAATAAATGATTGAATTTAATTTACGAAAAAAGTATATTGTATTTGTAAAAAGTTCTCAATTCCGATGGAGATTATTTGTAATCAAAATGAGTTAAATAATGCAATACAACTTGTAAGCAAAGCAGTTGCTTCACGTCCAACTCATCCGATTCTTGCAAATATCCTCTTAACAGCTGACCAAGGAACAAATAAAATTAGTTTGACAGGATTTGATCTTAATTTAGGAATACAAACTTCTTTCGATGGAACTGTTAAAAATAGTGGTGCTATTACGATACCTGCAAAACTGTTATCTGAAATAGTAAACAAATTACCTAACGAAACTCCTGTTTCTTTAGAAGTAGATGAGAATTTAGATAACATTTTAATAAAAAGTGATAGAGGTTCTTTTAATCTTAAAGGTATACCTTCTGATGACTATCCAAATTTGCCATTTGTCGAAAGTGGGACTTCTTTAAATATTGATCCAAGTTCTTTTTTGAAAGCTGTAAAATCAACGATTTTTGCTACTAGCAATGATGATTCAAAGCAGTTACTTACAGGAGTCAATTTCACCTTTAAACAAAATTATCTAGAGTCTGCCTCTACAGATGGTCACAGATTGGCAGTTGCTTTAATTGGTAATGATGAAGAATATACAGTAAACAAAGACAAACCACCCATAAACCAAGATGATTTTTCAGTAACTATTCCCACTAGATCATTAAGAGAAATTGAAAAATTAGTATCTTTAAAAAGCTCTGAAAATTCAATAAAGCTTTTCTATGACAAAGGGCAAGTGGTTTTTATTTCGTCTAATCAAATAATTACAACTAGAACCCTTGAAGGTACCTATCCTAATTATTCACAATTACTTCCTGATACCTTTTCTAAGATTTTTAATTTTAAAACTAAAAAATTAATTGAAGCACTAGAAAGAATTGCTGTTTTAGCAGATCAGCAGAGTAGTGTTGTTAAGATTAAGATTGATAATACAGATTTAGCTTCCATCAGTGCAGATGCACAAGATATTGGTAATGCAAATGAATTAATACCTGTTTCCTATTCTGGAGAAAATTTTGATATTGCATTTAACGTTAGATATCTTTTAGAAGGTTTAAAAATTATTTATTCTGAAAATGTACTTTTAAAGTGTAATCTTCCAACTACACCAGCTGTTTTTGTTCCTGAAGATAATTTAAATTCTTTTACTTATTTAGTCATGCCTGTTCAGGTTCGTTCTTAACTTGAAATTACCTAAAGAAATTTTATTAAGTGAATTATTAAGTTACAGTGTTAAGGGCAATATGGCCCTTTATTACGGAAATGGAGAAAATGTTTGGATGCATCCTCCAGTTCATCGAATTTTAGGATGGTACTCTCGCCCTTCAAATTTTGATTTAAAAAGAAATGTTTGGCGTTTAAATCAAATAAGTCAAATAATAGATAATGAAATTTATGTTAAAGGTGATCCAGCTATTTCTGATTTAGCAACTTTAAATAGGTTCCCAACATTAATAGAAGCTAATCTCATAAATATCAATGGATCAAAAATAGGGGTTATTGCAGACTTTTTATTCGAAATGAAAACTGGTAAAATTAAATATTATTTAGTTTCTCGATCAAATCCTAAGATTCCAGGTTCTAGTAGATGGAAATTAAATATTGAAACTATTAATGATCAACAACCTGGATTGGTATTTTGCGAAAGTAATTCTTTAGACGATTTATCTTTAATAAAATCAAGTATAAAACATGAATTTTTACAAAAAGGAAAAAAAATATTTGACAGATTTGATGAAATGAAAAACATAGCTTCTAATAAATTAGAAGATTGGCTTGAAGAAGATGAAGATATAAACCAAAATTTAGATTTAAAACAAAAAAGTTTTTATAATGATGATATATCGACAAGATCTTTTAGTGATAAAAAAGAAGATGACCCTTGGATCTAAAGAATGATAAATCCAGAAAATAATGATCAGTATGATCTTAATGAAGCACTAAAAGTTGAAAATTTAACGATTAATGACTACGAAGAAATTTGCAGAAGACTAAAGAGAAAACCAAATAGAACTGAACTAGGAATGTTTGGTGTGATGTGGTCTGAACATTGTTGTTATAGAAATTCAAAACCTTTATTATCTGAGTTTCCCACTAAAGGAAAAAATGTTTTAGTTGGACCTGGAGAAAATGCTGGTGTTATTGATGTTGGAAGTAATCAAAAACTTGTTTTTAAAATAGAAAGTCATAATCATCCATCGGCAATTGAACCTTTTCAAGGCGCGGCAACAGGTGTGGGCGGAATATTAAGAGATATTTTTACAATGGGAGCCAGGCCTATCGCAGTTCTGAATTCATTGAGGTTTGGAAATCTTGATAAATCATCAAATATCGATTTGCTTCGGGGAGTTGTTTCAGGTATTTCACATTATGGAAATTGTGTAGGTGTGCCTACTGTTGGAGGTGAAATTGATTTTGATGATAGTTATTCTGGAAATCCTCTAGTCAATGTTATGGCTTTAGGACTTTTGGAGACCAATGAAATCGTTTGTTCTGGAGCTAAAAACGTAGGGTCACCTGTACTATATGTTGGAAACACAACTGGGAGAGATGGTGTTGGTGGGGCTAGTTTCGCGAGTTCAGAATTAACTACTACTTCATTAGATGATAGACCTGCAGTTCAAGTAGGTGATCCATTTGTTGAAAAAAGTCTTATAGAAGCATGTTTAGATGCTTTTAAGACCGGAGATGTAATTGCAGCTCAAGATATGGGTGCGGCTGGTTTAACCTGCAGTAGTGCAGAAATGGCTGCAAATGGAAATTTAGGTATATCTATTGATTTAGATTTAGTTCCTTCTAGAGAAGATAATATGTCTTCTTATCAATATTTATTATCTGAATCGCAAGAGAGGATGTTATTTGTCGTAAAGGAAGAAAAAATTAATTCGCTTATTGAAAAATTTAATAAATGGGGATTGTATGCCAAAGTAATTGGTGAAGTAATAGAGGCTAATGAGGTAATTATTTCTCACAAAAGCAAAATTGTTGCTCAAATACCTACTTCTGCATTATCTGATGATACTCCTATTGATTTTCATAATGTGATTAATAATCCACCTCATTATTTATTAAAGAAATGGGAATGGAAAGAAAATAAGTTACCAGAAATTTATGAGCAAAAAATATTCTCCTTGAAGGAAAATAAGATTTTTTCTTGTGAAGAAATTATTTTAAAACTTCTATCTAATCCCTCTATAGCCTCTAAAAGATGGGTTTATAAACAGTATGATTCTCAAGTGCAGGCAAATACAGTGTTTAAACCTGGAGAATCTGATGCAGCTGTTATAAGACTTAGAGAACAAAATGAAAAAAATAAAAATAGAGTATTTTCTGGTGTTGCTGCATCAGTTGACTGCAATAGTAGATGGGTTTTTCTTGACCCTTTTAGAGGAACTATCGCTGCAGTTGCTGAATCTGCCAGAAATGTTAGTTGTGTCGGAGCTGAACCAGTAGCAATTACAAATAATTTGAATTTTTCTTCTCCTGAGAATGACATAGGATATTGGCAACTTTCTTCTTCATGTAAAGGAATTTCTGAAGCCTGTAAAGCTTTAGAAACTCCTGTAACAGGAGGAAATGTTTCTTTATATAATGAATCAAAAAATAAAGATAATGAAATTACTCCTATTTATCCGACACCAGTAATTGGAATGGTTGGAAAGATAGATAATGTTGAAAAAGCTATAAGTAGTGCCTGGAAAAATGTTCATGATCAAATATGGTTAATTGGTTCTCATAAATCAGAAACAACAATAGCAGCTAGTTCTTATTTGGAATACTTTCATGGAGAAATTGCAGGTCGGCCTCCAAAAATAGATTTGTATGATGAAAAGTTCTGTCAGAGTTTTTTAAGAAATGCGATTTTAAAAAGTTTTGTAGTCTCTTCTCATGATATTAGCGATGGTGGTTTAGCTATTGCTTTAGCAGAGTGTTGTATTTTGTCTTCAAAAGGTGCAAAGATAGAATTGAATCAAGATACTATTAGATATGATAATTTATTATTTGCAGAAGGAGGTTCTAGAATTATTTTTTCAGTAAATAATATGAAAGAAAAAGAATGGATTAATTATTTAAAAAAAATCCAAATAAATTCTAAATCAAGTATATTTTTAAAAAAAATAGGATATGTTTCTAATCAAACTTTAAACATAAAAATTCAAGATAACGATATCTGCAATATTAGAGTTGAGGAATTAACCGAAAAATTTAATAATAGTATTTCCAGTCACTTTTAAATATGCAAAATATTTCTCAATTATCCAAATCTTTAAGAAATTAAGTTATGTGCGGAATAGTTGGAATCGTTTCTTCAGATGATGTAAATCAACAAATTTACGATAGTCTTTTACTTTTACAACATAGAGGCCAAGATTCAACAGGAATAGCCACAATGGAAAATACAATTTTTCATATACATAAGGCCAAAGGTCAGGTAAACACTGCTTATAGAACAAGAGATATGAGGAATTTAATCGGCAGAATCGGTTTAGGTCATGTTAGGTATGCAACAAAAGGATCAGCAGAAAGTGTTGAGGAAGCTCAGCCTTTTTATGTTAATGCTCCTTATGGAATTGTTTTGATACATAATGGCAATTTAACTAATACCAGAGATTTAGAAAAACAATTATTTAATATCGATAAGCGTCATACAAACTCTTCAAGTGATACTGAAATGCTATTAAATATTTTCGCTACAGAATTACAAGAACAAATTCATAATCATGAATTAGAACCAGACATTATTTTTGATTCTGTTAAATCTTTGCATAAAAGAATTCAAGGATCATATGCTTCAATTGCATTAATTTCAGGACATGGTTTATTAGCTTTCAGAGATCCTTTTGGTATAAGACCTTTAGTTATAGGTAAAAGACTTTCATCAATTACAAAAAAAGAAGAGTGGATGGTGGCTAGTGAATCTTTAGTGCTTGAGAATAACGATTATCAAGTAGTGAGAGATGTAGATCCTGGAGAAGCTATTTTTATAAATCTTAATGGCGAGTTTTTTTCTAAGCAATGCTCAGAAAATCCAATCTTATGTCCTTGTGCTTTTGAATATGTTTATTTAGCTAGGCCAGATTCGATTATGAATGGAATTTCAGTTTATAAAGCTCGTTTAAAAATGGGAGATTATTTGGCTGAAACAATAAAAACAACAATTAACTCTGGAGATATTGATGTTGTAATGCCTATCCCTGATTCTTCTCGACCTGCAGCTATGCAAGTGGCAAGACAGTTAGGCATTGAATATAGAGAAGGTTTTTTTAAAAATAGGTATGTTGGTAGAACATTCATAATGCCTGGTCAGCAGAAACGTAAGAAATCTGTAAGACAAAAATTAAATGCCATGAGTGCAGAATTTAAAAATAAAAATGTATTAATTGTTGATGACTCGATAGTTAGAGGTACTACTTCAAAAGAAATTGTTCAGATGGCTAAAGATGCAGGAGCAAATAAAGTTTTTTTTACATCAGCAGCACCCCCTGTTCGTTTTCCCCATGTTTATGGAATTAATATGCCAAATAGAGATGAATTAATAGCTCACGATAGAACAGTAAGAGAAATCGCTGATCAGCTAGAAATCGATAACCTGGTTTATCAAAGTGTTGAAAATTTAAGTAAATCTATAATAAGTGATTCTTCTATTAAAGAATTAGAGATGAGTTGTTTTACAGGTTTTTATGTAACAGGAACAGTAAATCAAGAGTACTTAAATTGGGTTGAAAACGAATATAAATCTTAGTCAAGATAGCTTTCGAGTCGAAAACAATTTTCAAGATATTCTCCTTTTTCTAATTTTAAAAAGTCAATTAAAAAATTTGTTCTCTTTGATTTGAAATTTAATTTATCAAATTTTAACCTTGCAGATTTATTTTTATTAGTTTCAATATCAAGGTAATTATTACTAGGTAAAACTTTTAGGAAGTAATCGTTTTTAAGTTTAGTTATTTCATTTAAGTAACCTAAACTGTATTCATTTGCATAATAAATTTCATTACTATTTATACAAAAGATTTTTCCTTGTTTAGAAACTAAATAAATATTTTCTCCATTCTGATATGGACAACAGGAAACAATCTTTTCAGTTGGTAAAAGTCTTGCAATCATTAAACCTTGAGATTGTTTAGTAGTTGGCATAAAAAATTTGTTTGATAAATTAAATTTAAAAATTCTTCCTATTGAGGTTAATATTATTAAATTTTTTTCTTCATCAGAAATAAATGAATCAATTATTTTAATATTATTTTTTAATTTTGATATTGCAAAAGATCTATTACTTTTAATCATATCATCATCAAATAAAACTTTTTTAAATCTTCCGTCCGAATTCAAGATGCATAAATAATTTTTTATTCCTTTTTTAATTGAATGAAAGTTTATTATTTCATTCGGATCAATATTGCCAAGTA
This window of the Prochlorococcus marinus XMU1411 genome carries:
- the dnaN gene encoding DNA polymerase III subunit beta → MEIICNQNELNNAIQLVSKAVASRPTHPILANILLTADQGTNKISLTGFDLNLGIQTSFDGTVKNSGAITIPAKLLSEIVNKLPNETPVSLEVDENLDNILIKSDRGSFNLKGIPSDDYPNLPFVESGTSLNIDPSSFLKAVKSTIFATSNDDSKQLLTGVNFTFKQNYLESASTDGHRLAVALIGNDEEYTVNKDKPPINQDDFSVTIPTRSLREIEKLVSLKSSENSIKLFYDKGQVVFISSNQIITTRTLEGTYPNYSQLLPDTFSKIFNFKTKKLIEALERIAVLADQQSSVVKIKIDNTDLASISADAQDIGNANELIPVSYSGENFDIAFNVRYLLEGLKIIYSENVLLKCNLPTTPAVFVPEDNLNSFTYLVMPVQVRS
- a CDS encoding PRC-barrel domain-containing protein; protein product: MKLPKEILLSELLSYSVKGNMALYYGNGENVWMHPPVHRILGWYSRPSNFDLKRNVWRLNQISQIIDNEIYVKGDPAISDLATLNRFPTLIEANLININGSKIGVIADFLFEMKTGKIKYYLVSRSNPKIPGSSRWKLNIETINDQQPGLVFCESNSLDDLSLIKSSIKHEFLQKGKKIFDRFDEMKNIASNKLEDWLEEDEDINQNLDLKQKSFYNDDISTRSFSDKKEDDPWI
- the purL gene encoding phosphoribosylformylglycinamidine synthase subunit PurL, whose protein sequence is MINPENNDQYDLNEALKVENLTINDYEEICRRLKRKPNRTELGMFGVMWSEHCCYRNSKPLLSEFPTKGKNVLVGPGENAGVIDVGSNQKLVFKIESHNHPSAIEPFQGAATGVGGILRDIFTMGARPIAVLNSLRFGNLDKSSNIDLLRGVVSGISHYGNCVGVPTVGGEIDFDDSYSGNPLVNVMALGLLETNEIVCSGAKNVGSPVLYVGNTTGRDGVGGASFASSELTTTSLDDRPAVQVGDPFVEKSLIEACLDAFKTGDVIAAQDMGAAGLTCSSAEMAANGNLGISIDLDLVPSREDNMSSYQYLLSESQERMLFVVKEEKINSLIEKFNKWGLYAKVIGEVIEANEVIISHKSKIVAQIPTSALSDDTPIDFHNVINNPPHYLLKKWEWKENKLPEIYEQKIFSLKENKIFSCEEIILKLLSNPSIASKRWVYKQYDSQVQANTVFKPGESDAAVIRLREQNEKNKNRVFSGVAASVDCNSRWVFLDPFRGTIAAVAESARNVSCVGAEPVAITNNLNFSSPENDIGYWQLSSSCKGISEACKALETPVTGGNVSLYNESKNKDNEITPIYPTPVIGMVGKIDNVEKAISSAWKNVHDQIWLIGSHKSETTIAASSYLEYFHGEIAGRPPKIDLYDEKFCQSFLRNAILKSFVVSSHDISDGGLAIALAECCILSSKGAKIELNQDTIRYDNLLFAEGGSRIIFSVNNMKEKEWINYLKKIQINSKSSIFLKKIGYVSNQTLNIKIQDNDICNIRVEELTEKFNNSISSHF
- the purF gene encoding amidophosphoribosyltransferase; protein product: MCGIVGIVSSDDVNQQIYDSLLLLQHRGQDSTGIATMENTIFHIHKAKGQVNTAYRTRDMRNLIGRIGLGHVRYATKGSAESVEEAQPFYVNAPYGIVLIHNGNLTNTRDLEKQLFNIDKRHTNSSSDTEMLLNIFATELQEQIHNHELEPDIIFDSVKSLHKRIQGSYASIALISGHGLLAFRDPFGIRPLVIGKRLSSITKKEEWMVASESLVLENNDYQVVRDVDPGEAIFINLNGEFFSKQCSENPILCPCAFEYVYLARPDSIMNGISVYKARLKMGDYLAETIKTTINSGDIDVVMPIPDSSRPAAMQVARQLGIEYREGFFKNRYVGRTFIMPGQQKRKKSVRQKLNAMSAEFKNKNVLIVDDSIVRGTTSKEIVQMAKDAGANKVFFTSAAPPVRFPHVYGINMPNRDELIAHDRTVREIADQLEIDNLVYQSVENLSKSIISDSSIKELEMSCFTGFYVTGTVNQEYLNWVENEYKS